A genome region from Flavobacterium sp. CFS9 includes the following:
- a CDS encoding anthranilate synthase component I family protein, whose translation MRVTVNKNISDPEHFKQQLLSWSQQFREVVFLDSNSYPQEYSSFDFVLAVDAFTSLKTDFHNAFEDLKQYQQTTKDWLFGYLSYDLKNDTEDLVSSNFDGLDFPDLFFFQPKKIFTLKGNKLEIQYLLLCDDELEEDYEEIVNSQYDPFETVSAIDVQQRISKEAYVEKVNKMLEHIHIGDMYEANFCMEFFAENTEINPLEKFRKLDAISQAPFSVFFKNHKQYLLSASPERYLKKGGETLISQPIKGTSKRFPDPVEDEKSKQFLASDPKERAENIMITDLVRNDLSHTAQKGSVEVTELCKIYSFLQVHQMISTITSKLDPQYSPIDVLRTTFPMGSMTGAPKISVMKIIENVEETKRGLYSGAVGYFTPEGDFDFNVVIRSILYNQENKYVSFSVGSAITSQSIPEKEYEECLLKAKAMHEVLQ comes from the coding sequence TTGAGAGTTACCGTTAACAAAAACATTTCAGATCCAGAGCATTTTAAACAACAGCTTTTAAGCTGGTCACAACAATTTCGAGAGGTAGTTTTTTTGGATAGTAATTCGTATCCACAGGAATATTCGAGCTTTGATTTTGTTTTGGCGGTGGATGCTTTTACCTCTTTAAAAACAGATTTTCATAATGCTTTTGAAGATCTGAAACAATATCAGCAAACGACTAAAGACTGGCTTTTTGGATACCTTTCTTATGATTTAAAGAATGATACAGAAGACCTTGTGTCGTCAAATTTTGACGGTTTAGATTTTCCGGATTTGTTTTTCTTCCAGCCCAAAAAAATATTCACATTAAAAGGGAATAAACTCGAAATACAATACCTGCTGCTTTGCGATGATGAGTTGGAAGAGGACTATGAAGAGATCGTTAACAGTCAATACGATCCTTTTGAAACGGTAAGCGCGATTGATGTCCAACAACGTATTTCGAAAGAAGCTTACGTTGAAAAAGTCAACAAAATGCTGGAGCACATTCATATAGGTGATATGTATGAGGCTAATTTTTGCATGGAGTTTTTTGCTGAGAATACCGAAATTAATCCTTTGGAAAAATTCCGGAAATTAGACGCAATATCGCAAGCTCCGTTTTCGGTATTTTTTAAAAATCACAAACAATACCTGCTTTCCGCTTCTCCGGAACGATATCTGAAAAAAGGTGGTGAAACGTTGATTTCTCAGCCGATAAAAGGAACTTCAAAACGATTTCCAGATCCGGTTGAAGACGAAAAATCAAAACAATTTTTAGCATCAGATCCTAAAGAACGTGCAGAGAACATTATGATTACCGATTTGGTGCGAAATGATTTGTCGCATACGGCACAGAAAGGTTCTGTTGAAGTAACGGAACTTTGTAAAATCTATTCGTTTTTGCAGGTGCATCAGATGATCTCAACTATCACTTCCAAATTAGATCCACAGTACTCACCTATAGATGTTTTAAGAACCACTTTTCCCATGGGGAGCATGACGGGAGCACCAAAAATTTCGGTTATGAAGATTATCGAAAATGTCGAAGAAACCAAACGAGGTCTGTACAGTGGTGCGGTTGGTTATTTCACGCCTGAAGGTGATTTTGATTTTAATGTGGTGATAAGAAGTATCTTGTACAATCAGGAAAATAAGTATGTTTCGTTTTCGGTTGGAAGTGCGATTACTTCTCAATCGATTCCTGAAAAAGAGTACGAAGAATGTCTGTTGAAGGCAAAAGCAATGCACGAGGTTTTGCAATAA
- a CDS encoding SRPBCC domain-containing protein, translating to MEKLQFKIEINATAQKVYEAMLGLKDKNTYEHWTAAFNPTSTYEGSWEKGSKIYFVGLDENGKKGGMVSEIIENQPAKFVSIRHYGFLDGETEVTTGEQVEKWTGGHENYSYKENNGITTVTVDLDTVDEYLDYFKNTYPTALNKLKEISER from the coding sequence ATGGAAAAACTACAATTCAAAATAGAGATAAATGCAACGGCTCAAAAAGTTTATGAGGCGATGCTGGGTTTGAAAGATAAAAATACCTATGAACATTGGACAGCAGCATTTAATCCAACTTCTACTTATGAAGGAAGCTGGGAAAAAGGCAGTAAAATCTATTTTGTAGGTCTGGATGAAAACGGAAAGAAGGGTGGAATGGTTTCTGAAATTATAGAAAACCAACCAGCCAAATTTGTATCTATCAGACATTACGGTTTCCTGGATGGCGAAACTGAAGTTACTACAGGGGAACAAGTTGAAAAATGGACTGGCGGACATGAAAATTATTCCTATAAGGAAAATAACGGTATAACTACTGTCACTGTTGATCTGGATACAGTAGACGAATACTTAGATTATTTTAAAAATACTTATCCGACGGCATTAAATAAACTAAAAGAAATTTCTGAGCGATAA
- a CDS encoding Lrp/AsnC family transcriptional regulator has translation MTLDATDKKLLVLLQTDSKKTNKELSLKLNLSVTAVYERIKKLEREGIIKNYVALVNKSKIEKGFVVFCHLKLIQHTKEFLTKFESEVTKLTEVLECHHVSGDYDYILKVLVKDMEAYREFLVTKLTSLQHIGSTQSMFMISEVKNSTVISF, from the coding sequence ATGACCTTAGATGCCACAGATAAAAAACTCCTGGTTTTATTACAAACCGACAGTAAAAAAACAAACAAAGAATTGTCCTTAAAACTCAATCTCTCTGTGACTGCGGTTTATGAGAGAATTAAAAAGCTGGAACGCGAAGGCATCATTAAAAACTATGTCGCTCTGGTGAATAAATCTAAAATAGAAAAAGGATTTGTGGTTTTCTGTCATCTAAAACTCATTCAGCATACTAAGGAATTTTTAACCAAATTCGAAAGCGAAGTCACCAAGCTAACTGAAGTTTTGGAATGCCACCACGTAAGCGGTGATTATGATTATATCTTAAAAGTTTTGGTGAAAGACATGGAAGCCTATCGCGAATTTTTGGTGACAAAACTCACTTCGCTTCAACATATAGGCAGTACGCAAAGTATGTTTATGATTAGCGAAGTGAAAAACTCAACGGTGATTTCTTTTTAA
- the lpdA gene encoding dihydrolipoyl dehydrogenase produces MSSFDVVIIGSGPGGYVSAIRCAQLGFKTAIVEKYNSLGGTCLNVGCIPSKALLSSSHHYAEIAHFADHGIEVSGDVKINLEKMIARKQAVVDQTAGGVNYLMDKNKVTVFNGLGSFVDATHIAVTKADGTAETIEAKYTIIATGSKPSSLPFIKIDKERIITSTEALALKEVPKHLVIIGGGVIGIELGQVYLRLGAQVSVVEFMDRIIPGMDSSLSKELTKVLKKQGMKFYVSHKVKSVERNGDAVVVQAENAKGETITLEGDYSLVSVGRRPYTDGLNAENAGVKISERGQVEVNDHLQTNVPNIYAIGDVVRGAMLAHKAEEEGTMVAEILAGQKPHIDYNLIPGVVYTWPEVAAVGQTEEQLKAAGVKYKSGSFPFKALGRARASADLDGFVKILADEKTDEVLGVHMIGARTADLIAEAVTAMEFKASAEDISRMSHAHPTFAEAIKEAALAATENRAIHV; encoded by the coding sequence ATGAGTTCATTTGACGTAGTCATTATAGGTTCAGGTCCTGGCGGATATGTATCAGCAATTCGTTGCGCACAATTGGGATTTAAAACTGCAATTGTAGAAAAGTATAACTCTTTAGGTGGAACTTGCCTTAACGTAGGTTGTATTCCTTCAAAAGCATTATTATCATCTTCTCACCATTATGCGGAAATTGCACATTTTGCAGATCACGGAATCGAAGTTTCAGGTGATGTGAAAATTAATTTAGAGAAAATGATCGCGCGCAAGCAAGCTGTTGTAGATCAAACTGCAGGTGGAGTTAACTACTTGATGGATAAAAATAAAGTTACTGTTTTTAATGGTTTAGGTTCTTTCGTAGATGCAACGCACATTGCTGTGACAAAAGCTGACGGAACAGCTGAAACTATTGAAGCAAAATATACTATAATTGCTACAGGTTCAAAACCATCTTCTTTGCCTTTCATTAAAATTGACAAAGAAAGAATCATCACTTCTACTGAGGCTTTGGCTTTAAAAGAAGTTCCAAAACATTTAGTAATTATTGGTGGTGGAGTAATTGGAATCGAACTTGGACAAGTGTATCTTCGTTTAGGTGCTCAGGTTTCTGTAGTTGAATTCATGGACAGAATCATTCCGGGTATGGATAGTTCTTTGTCTAAAGAATTGACTAAAGTATTGAAAAAACAAGGAATGAAATTCTATGTTTCTCACAAAGTAAAATCAGTAGAAAGAAACGGTGATGCTGTTGTTGTTCAGGCTGAAAATGCTAAAGGAGAAACAATCACTTTAGAAGGAGATTACTCATTAGTTTCTGTTGGACGTCGTCCGTACACAGACGGATTGAACGCTGAAAATGCAGGAGTTAAAATTTCTGAGAGAGGACAAGTAGAAGTAAACGATCATTTACAAACTAACGTTCCAAATATCTATGCTATCGGTGATGTTGTTCGTGGAGCAATGTTAGCGCACAAAGCGGAAGAAGAAGGAACTATGGTTGCTGAAATCTTAGCAGGACAAAAACCACATATCGATTATAACTTAATTCCAGGTGTTGTTTACACTTGGCCTGAAGTTGCAGCAGTTGGACAAACTGAAGAGCAATTGAAAGCGGCAGGAGTTAAATACAAATCAGGAAGTTTCCCATTCAAAGCTTTAGGACGTGCAAGAGCAAGTGCTGACTTAGATGGATTCGTAAAAATCCTTGCTGATGAAAAAACAGATGAAGTTTTAGGAGTTCACATGATTGGAGCCCGTACAGCAGATTTAATCGCCGAAGCTGTTACAGCTATGGAATTTAAAGCTTCTGCTGAAGATATTTCAAGAATGAGCCATGCGCATCCAACTTTTGCTGAAGCAATAAAAGAAGCGGCTTTAGCTGCTACTGAGAACAGAGCAATACACGTATAA
- a CDS encoding amino acid permease gives MALSGLFRKKTVQDILKQVAKNDADGHNALGKHLTARDLTAFGIAAIVGAGIFSTIGKASADGGPAVIFLFLFTAVACSFAAFAYAEFASMVPVSGSAYTYSYVAFGEIIAWVIGWALIMEYSVGNITVAISWSDYFTGLLASGGIHLPQWVQMDYLTASNGFNNATALMHSGKAFENLEPALQSAYTAWTTSPVLFGSFHFVADLPALLIIILITALIYRGMKESRNASNIMVVVKLCIVLLVIAVGIFYVDTTNWDPFAPNGISGVLKGVSAVFFAYIGFDAISTTAEECKDPQRDLPRGMMWAIILCTLLYIAIALVLTGMVRYNELNVGDPLAFVFEKLDLKWMSGIIAVSAVVAMASVLLVFQMGQPRIWMSMSRDGLLPKRFSRVHPKFKTPSYATVVTGFVVAVPALFLNLTMVTDLCSIGTLFAFVLVCAGVLVLQNKPEIPRGKFKTPYINSKYIMPALLIIGLVFAFGYNKKATMSFITNETQVNSPADIITSLDKTDSEKVFNYLKSIDVQNKTSETADLEHLLSQYQDDEAKYAEVVKGLPIKDAAKFESGLSLFKHKIPMWIFLLVLIGLTVWAFKQNLSLIPLLGLICCLYMMAELSVWNWIYFTVWLIIGLCIYFGFSRKNSKLNTENVIS, from the coding sequence ATGGCATTATCAGGTTTATTCCGAAAGAAAACGGTACAAGATATTCTGAAACAAGTTGCAAAAAACGATGCGGACGGTCATAACGCATTAGGAAAACACTTAACTGCCAGAGATTTAACTGCCTTCGGAATCGCAGCTATTGTTGGAGCCGGAATTTTTAGTACGATCGGAAAAGCCAGTGCAGATGGCGGACCGGCCGTTATATTTTTGTTTTTATTTACAGCAGTAGCTTGTAGTTTTGCGGCTTTTGCTTACGCAGAATTTGCTTCAATGGTACCTGTTTCAGGAAGTGCTTATACCTATTCTTATGTTGCTTTTGGAGAAATTATAGCCTGGGTAATTGGCTGGGCCTTAATCATGGAGTATTCCGTTGGAAATATAACCGTTGCGATATCGTGGAGTGATTATTTTACGGGACTTCTCGCCAGTGGAGGGATTCATCTCCCGCAGTGGGTTCAGATGGATTACTTAACCGCTTCAAACGGATTTAATAATGCAACAGCTTTAATGCATAGCGGAAAAGCTTTCGAAAATTTAGAACCTGCTCTCCAGTCTGCCTATACGGCCTGGACTACTTCTCCGGTTTTATTTGGGTCTTTTCATTTTGTTGCCGATTTACCGGCTTTATTGATCATCATCTTAATTACAGCATTGATTTACCGCGGAATGAAAGAATCCCGTAATGCAAGTAATATTATGGTAGTGGTAAAACTTTGTATTGTACTTTTGGTAATTGCGGTTGGTATATTTTATGTAGATACAACTAATTGGGACCCGTTTGCGCCAAATGGCATAAGTGGGGTTTTAAAAGGAGTATCGGCAGTATTTTTCGCTTACATTGGTTTTGATGCTATTTCGACTACAGCTGAAGAATGTAAGGATCCACAAAGGGATTTGCCACGTGGAATGATGTGGGCAATTATTCTTTGTACGCTTTTATATATTGCTATTGCTTTGGTTTTAACCGGAATGGTGCGCTATAACGAATTGAATGTAGGCGATCCGCTAGCGTTTGTATTTGAGAAATTAGATTTAAAATGGATGTCCGGAATCATTGCAGTGAGTGCCGTAGTAGCGATGGCCAGTGTTTTATTGGTTTTTCAAATGGGACAGCCACGTATCTGGATGAGTATGAGCCGTGACGGATTATTGCCAAAACGTTTTTCAAGAGTACATCCAAAATTTAAAACACCATCGTATGCCACAGTTGTGACTGGTTTTGTGGTAGCAGTACCTGCGTTATTCTTAAATCTTACCATGGTAACGGATTTATGCAGTATTGGGACATTATTTGCATTTGTATTGGTTTGCGCCGGAGTTTTGGTATTGCAAAATAAGCCGGAGATTCCAAGAGGGAAGTTTAAAACACCTTATATCAATTCAAAATATATAATGCCTGCTTTATTGATCATAGGATTAGTTTTTGCCTTTGGTTACAATAAAAAAGCCACCATGAGTTTTATCACCAATGAGACCCAGGTTAATAGCCCGGCAGATATTATTACGTCATTGGATAAAACCGATTCTGAGAAAGTTTTCAATTATCTAAAAAGTATCGACGTTCAGAATAAAACTTCAGAAACAGCCGATTTAGAGCATTTACTAAGCCAGTATCAGGACGACGAAGCAAAATATGCTGAAGTTGTAAAAGGTTTACCGATTAAAGATGCTGCAAAATTCGAAAGCGGATTGAGTCTGTTCAAACATAAAATTCCAATGTGGATCTTCTTATTGGTATTGATTGGTTTAACGGTTTGGGCTTTCAAACAGAATCTATCCTTAATTCCACTTTTAGGTTTAATCTGCTGTTTGTACATGATGGCCGAATTAAGTGTTTGGAACTGGATTTATTTTACGGTCTGGTTAATTATAGGCCTTTGTATCTATTTTGGTTTTAGCCGAAAAAATAGCAAGTTAAACACGGAGAATGTTATAAGTTAA
- a CDS encoding aminotransferase class I/II-fold pyridoxal phosphate-dependent enzyme, with product MNHFNPADKIQDLQYFGEFGGVNPSISDSSTYTFLSAKTMFDTFEGNMEGCYLYSRHSSPSNLYLDQALAAMEGTETANVSASGMGAITPTLLQLCSAGDHIVSSRTIYGGTYAFLKNFIPRFGIETSFVDITKLDVVEAAITSKTKILYCETVSNPLLEVADIAGLAKIAKKYNLKLVVDNTFSPLSVSPAKLGADIVIHSLTKYINGSSDTVGGVTCASKEFINSLKNVNSGASMLLGPTMDSLRSASVMKNLRTLHIRIKQHSHNAHVLADKFEKDGLKTVYPGLKSHPSHELYKTMMNPEYGFGGMLTIDVGSLEKANELMELMQTRNLGYLAVSLGFYKTLFSAPGTSTSSEIPLEEQAEMGLTDGLIRFSIGLDNDIERTYEMMKACMTELGILQNKTILYK from the coding sequence ATGAACCACTTTAACCCGGCAGACAAAATTCAGGATTTACAATACTTTGGTGAATTTGGTGGTGTAAATCCATCGATTTCTGATTCTTCTACTTATACTTTTCTTTCAGCCAAAACCATGTTCGATACTTTTGAAGGAAATATGGAGGGATGCTATTTGTATTCACGTCATTCCTCTCCTAGTAACTTGTATCTGGATCAGGCGTTGGCAGCGATGGAGGGAACGGAAACTGCCAATGTTTCGGCTTCCGGAATGGGGGCTATCACTCCTACTCTTTTACAACTTTGCAGTGCGGGCGATCATATTGTTTCAAGCAGAACTATTTATGGCGGAACATATGCTTTCCTGAAGAATTTTATTCCTCGCTTTGGAATCGAAACGAGCTTTGTGGACATTACCAAACTTGATGTTGTAGAAGCTGCGATTACCTCTAAAACTAAGATTCTATATTGTGAAACCGTTAGCAATCCATTGTTGGAAGTAGCTGATATTGCAGGTCTGGCTAAAATTGCCAAAAAATACAATCTAAAACTGGTTGTGGACAATACATTTTCACCTTTATCAGTTTCTCCTGCAAAACTAGGGGCCGACATTGTAATTCACAGTTTAACCAAATATATAAACGGAAGCAGTGATACTGTTGGCGGTGTAACCTGTGCTTCAAAAGAGTTTATCAATTCGCTAAAAAATGTAAACTCGGGTGCCAGTATGCTGTTAGGTCCTACGATGGACAGTCTGCGTTCGGCTTCTGTGATGAAAAACCTTCGTACGCTTCATATTCGTATCAAGCAGCACAGTCATAATGCACACGTTCTAGCCGACAAATTTGAAAAAGACGGTTTAAAAACAGTATATCCGGGATTAAAAAGTCATCCGAGTCATGAATTGTACAAAACAATGATGAATCCGGAATATGGTTTTGGAGGAATGCTGACCATAGACGTAGGTTCTTTGGAAAAAGCCAACGAATTAATGGAATTGATGCAAACCCGAAACTTAGGTTATCTGGCGGTGAGTTTAGGATTTTACAAAACATTATTCAGCGCACCGGGAACTTCTACTTCAAGTGAAATTCCGTTAGAAGAGCAAGCTGAAATGGGGCTAACGGATGGCTTAATCCGTTTCTCTATCGGTCTGGACAATGATATCGAACGTACATACGAAATGATGAAAGCCTGCATGACAGAGCTTGGCATCCTGCAAAATAAAACAATTCTTTATAAATAA
- a CDS encoding DoxX family membrane protein has product MKIATIIVRVLIGLLLLFASLSFFFKLAPEPETTGDFKAFNMGLVASTYLLPLAKSIELLCGIAFVTGRYVTLANILILPITVNILFINYFLNPNGLPLAILLFLANLFLIYRYWDNYKSVFTR; this is encoded by the coding sequence ATGAAAATTGCTACCATTATTGTCCGTGTTTTAATTGGCCTTTTGTTATTGTTCGCTTCTCTTAGTTTTTTCTTCAAACTGGCTCCGGAGCCAGAAACTACCGGTGATTTTAAAGCTTTTAATATGGGACTTGTTGCCTCAACTTATTTATTGCCATTAGCTAAATCAATCGAACTACTTTGCGGAATTGCGTTTGTAACAGGACGATATGTAACACTAGCCAATATACTGATCTTACCCATTACGGTAAACATTTTATTTATTAATTACTTTCTAAATCCAAATGGTTTACCACTGGCAATTTTATTATTTCTTGCCAATCTGTTTTTAATTTACAGATATTGGGATAATTACAAAAGCGTTTTCACCAGATAA
- a CDS encoding DUF4349 domain-containing protein yields MKTIANLGLTSLAIITLVCSCKKYDPATAEDISNQQTTADSTPISSSAAVEKKDSKQKFIRTADIKFKVKNVVKSTYAIENTTQKFGGFVTYTNLQSNIRDQFKTKISQDSTLETTKYTVENQITIRVPNRQLDTVIKTIAKQIDFLDYRLIKADDVSLKLLSNQLSQKRSASTQKRVEKAIDTKGKKINDVMEAENALANQKEANDNSIIENLSLEDQINFSTITLQLYQNETIKQELIAGEKDSDAYKPNLGIQIIDSLKNGWYILETIFVFLINLWPFLLIGFGGFFLYKKYYKK; encoded by the coding sequence ATGAAAACAATTGCCAACCTTGGATTGACTTCCTTAGCGATTATCACCTTAGTCTGTTCCTGCAAAAAATACGATCCTGCTACAGCAGAAGACATTTCAAATCAACAAACTACAGCAGACAGCACTCCAATTTCCTCATCGGCAGCAGTGGAAAAAAAAGACAGTAAGCAAAAATTCATTCGTACCGCCGATATTAAATTTAAGGTAAAAAACGTCGTCAAGTCAACTTATGCAATTGAAAACACTACTCAAAAGTTCGGAGGTTTTGTAACCTACACCAACTTACAAAGCAACATTCGCGATCAGTTTAAAACTAAAATCAGTCAGGATAGCACTCTCGAAACCACCAAATATACAGTAGAGAATCAAATTACGATACGCGTCCCTAATAGACAACTGGACACCGTTATCAAAACTATAGCCAAACAAATTGATTTTCTTGACTACAGACTTATCAAAGCCGATGATGTTTCTTTAAAGTTATTATCCAATCAGCTTTCACAAAAAAGAAGTGCCTCTACACAGAAAAGAGTCGAAAAAGCAATTGATACTAAGGGTAAAAAAATCAATGATGTTATGGAAGCCGAAAATGCGTTGGCGAATCAGAAAGAAGCCAATGACAACAGCATTATTGAGAATTTATCCTTAGAGGATCAAATCAACTTCAGTACCATAACTTTACAGCTGTATCAAAACGAAACGATAAAACAGGAGCTAATTGCCGGTGAAAAAGACAGTGATGCTTACAAACCAAACCTGGGTATTCAAATCATCGATTCACTAAAAAATGGCTGGTATATTCTTGAAACGATCTTTGTTTTTCTAATTAATTTGTGGCCATTTCTTTTGATTGGTTTTGGAGGATTTTTCCTTTATAAAAAATACTATAAGAAATAA
- a CDS encoding type II toxin-antitoxin system RelE/ParE family toxin, with protein MDESIEFYESKSKGLGKRFLTYLKSYLKVLKTNPELFEIKREPGYREMTLVKFPFVIIYEIIDNKITIYSVFHTSRNPGRKRNF; from the coding sequence ATCGATGAATCTATTGAGTTTTACGAAAGCAAAAGTAAAGGTTTAGGGAAGCGATTTTTAACTTATTTAAAATCATATCTCAAAGTTTTAAAAACCAATCCCGAATTATTTGAAATAAAAAGAGAACCAGGTTACAGAGAAATGACTTTGGTTAAATTTCCATTTGTAATTATTTATGAAATTATAGATAACAAAATAACTATTTATTCTGTATTTCATACTTCGAGAAATCCTGGACGAAAGCGTAATTTTTAA
- the tilS gene encoding tRNA lysidine(34) synthetase TilS, with the protein MLSKFQNHLAVRFPFLEDKKLFLAVSGGLDSMVLLHLFQQLPFEIAVLHCNFQLRGLESFGDQDFIQKYCSENAVPIFSTQFDTEAFAKDYKLSTQVAARELRYNWFYELLETENFDYILTAHHADDNLETFIINLTRGTGLEGLTGIPEQNDKIVRPLLPFSREEILEYAKLNNIQWREDSSNASNKYLRNKIRHDLVPILKEINPNFLNAFQKTQGYLQESQEMVEDASIMIYQQVAKEEGEDIHFDLNQLKKLPNYKSYLYQWLNEFGFVAWNDIYDLVEGQSGKQVFSADFRLLKNRDILILSPISELEENEVFEIGAAETDVNFPLKLRLCQVDDITIDSNKAIFVDAEKIRFPLILRKWKEGDVFHPFGMNGKSKKLSKLFKDEKLSLIEKEKIWILCSDNRIVWVIGMRQDERFKIENTTNKIIKIELL; encoded by the coding sequence ATGCTTTCAAAATTTCAAAATCATCTCGCTGTACGATTTCCATTTCTGGAGGATAAAAAGCTGTTTCTGGCGGTAAGCGGAGGATTGGATAGCATGGTTTTACTGCATTTGTTTCAGCAATTACCGTTTGAAATCGCTGTTTTGCACTGTAATTTTCAATTACGTGGATTGGAAAGTTTTGGAGATCAGGATTTTATCCAAAAGTATTGCAGCGAGAACGCTGTTCCAATTTTTAGCACCCAATTTGATACCGAAGCTTTCGCCAAAGATTACAAACTATCCACTCAGGTTGCGGCTCGGGAACTGCGCTATAACTGGTTTTACGAACTTTTGGAAACCGAAAATTTCGATTATATTTTAACGGCTCATCATGCCGACGACAATCTCGAAACTTTCATTATCAATCTAACCCGTGGTACAGGATTAGAAGGGCTGACCGGGATTCCGGAGCAAAATGATAAAATTGTTCGTCCGCTTTTGCCTTTTTCCAGAGAGGAAATTTTAGAATATGCAAAGCTAAACAATATTCAATGGCGGGAAGACAGCAGTAACGCGTCAAATAAATACCTGCGAAATAAAATCCGTCACGATCTTGTTCCGATCTTGAAAGAAATCAATCCTAATTTTTTAAATGCTTTTCAGAAAACGCAAGGATATTTGCAGGAATCTCAGGAAATGGTTGAGGACGCCTCGATTATGATTTACCAGCAAGTAGCAAAAGAGGAGGGAGAAGATATTCACTTTGATTTGAATCAGCTTAAGAAATTACCCAATTATAAATCGTACTTGTATCAATGGTTAAATGAATTTGGTTTCGTGGCCTGGAATGATATTTATGATTTAGTAGAGGGGCAATCCGGTAAACAGGTTTTTTCAGCTGATTTTCGATTGTTAAAAAACAGAGATATTTTGATTTTGAGTCCAATTTCTGAATTAGAAGAAAATGAAGTATTCGAAATTGGGGCAGCCGAGACAGACGTTAATTTTCCCTTAAAATTGAGGCTTTGTCAGGTAGACGACATTACAATAGATTCAAATAAAGCTATATTTGTGGACGCTGAAAAAATCCGTTTTCCACTCATTTTGCGTAAATGGAAGGAGGGAGATGTTTTTCATCCTTTTGGAATGAATGGAAAATCTAAAAAGCTAAGCAAACTTTTTAAAGATGAAAAATTATCGCTGATTGAAAAGGAGAAAATTTGGATTTTATGTTCAGACAATCGGATTGTGTGGGTAATCGGAATGAGACAGGATGAACGCTTTAAAATTGAGAATACAACAAACAAAATAATTAAAATAGAATTATTATAA